Proteins encoded within one genomic window of Haematospirillum jordaniae:
- a CDS encoding glycosyltransferase family 4 protein, with protein sequence MSNTSNSHRVSVLLLFSSSHLGGAERSLSRMAFASKEVAYQLATLCGEGPWCDWVRSQGRKPLVLGCRRAGALSIFVAFWRLIWHVRSHSIDVIYVCGVRAAFFLRFLRILMPGVKLVHGVRWNPDSDSRLDRLFRLVERISPPLVDAWITNSEVATRTLVSRCNIPAERVFVIYNGLDSLPTEVPPIDDRPLEVLTVANLNPRKGHRGYLQVVREVIKVVPDAKFVFVGRDDMNGEIQRAIEDAGLSGYISCEGFQPDVTPWLKQARLMVLPSLWGEGCPTSILEGFSYGLPVVAYAIDGIPELIDDGINGFVVPPNEPADLARAIVCILKNHVMTQSMGIACREKVSSHFTLARCADEHVRIFSVKLFSI encoded by the coding sequence GTGAGTAATACTTCTAATTCGCATCGAGTTAGCGTTTTGTTGCTTTTCTCGTCCAGTCATCTTGGTGGGGCAGAGCGTAGTCTTTCTCGTATGGCCTTTGCCTCTAAAGAGGTAGCCTATCAATTGGCAACCTTGTGTGGCGAGGGGCCGTGGTGTGACTGGGTTCGCTCACAAGGACGCAAGCCGCTGGTGCTGGGGTGCAGGCGTGCTGGCGCTCTATCGATATTTGTGGCTTTCTGGCGTTTGATTTGGCATGTCCGCAGCCATTCAATTGATGTGATTTATGTTTGTGGTGTGCGTGCAGCATTCTTTTTACGGTTTCTTCGCATCTTGATGCCCGGGGTGAAGCTGGTGCACGGTGTGCGCTGGAATCCTGATTCTGATAGTCGGCTTGATCGGTTATTCCGGTTGGTTGAGCGGATTTCGCCCCCGCTTGTAGATGCATGGATTACCAATTCTGAGGTGGCGACGCGGACACTGGTATCTCGCTGCAACATTCCCGCAGAGCGAGTCTTTGTAATCTATAATGGTCTGGATTCGTTGCCAACAGAGGTGCCACCAATAGACGATCGGCCCTTGGAAGTGTTGACTGTTGCAAACTTGAATCCCAGGAAGGGGCACCGGGGGTATCTGCAGGTGGTTCGCGAAGTGATCAAGGTCGTGCCTGATGCTAAATTTGTTTTTGTTGGGCGTGACGACATGAATGGAGAAATACAGCGAGCCATCGAGGACGCCGGGCTTTCCGGCTATATTTCCTGCGAGGGGTTCCAGCCCGATGTCACGCCGTGGTTGAAGCAAGCCCGATTGATGGTTTTGCCTTCTTTGTGGGGAGAGGGGTGCCCTACGTCGATTTTGGAGGGATTTTCCTACGGTCTTCCGGTGGTTGCTTATGCTATCGACGGTATTCCAGAGTTGATTGACGATGGAATTAACGGGTTTGTCGTGCCACCCAATGAGCCGGCGGACCTCGCACGTGCCATCGTGTGCATTCTGAAAAATCATGTGATGACACAGAGTATGGGTATAGCGTGCAGAGAAAAAGTGTCTAGTCACTTTACCTTGGCGCGTTGTGCCGATGAGCATGTAAGAATATTCAGTGTTAAATTGTTTTCAATCTAA
- a CDS encoding glycosyltransferase family 2 protein produces MLVSHVIPAYNSADTIIRTLDSVQAESLPESLSVEAIVVDDGSSDAAELAEVVSRYSFARLFVHEKNRGMCGARNTGILKSKGDFLIILDSDDELVPRWADTFMSIVSDWPSDTNICYAACRNQEGHPTAEDPDYEGYLTLYDILNERHSGEYIPVFRGHYIRGKPYIDLGTKKSCGIVSYINFALDGPFWVTARVLRIYNEGRAGSVTSGWTSAKKAHEAILCYGALFERHGNLYQQMAPVVWRSKHLRLSVYLRFANMPGFWRCWAYGASFSCIKETIGALLILIVGPRFGAWLAGAAKQIGLIRRYG; encoded by the coding sequence ATGTTAGTGTCCCATGTCATACCAGCGTACAATTCTGCGGACACAATTATCCGGACGCTTGATTCGGTTCAGGCAGAGTCTTTGCCAGAATCGCTTTCAGTAGAAGCTATTGTCGTGGACGACGGGAGTTCGGATGCTGCTGAATTGGCAGAAGTGGTTTCACGATATTCATTTGCACGTCTGTTCGTTCATGAAAAAAATAGAGGCATGTGTGGCGCTAGGAACACCGGAATTCTAAAATCTAAGGGAGATTTCTTAATCATTCTGGATTCCGACGATGAATTAGTTCCTAGATGGGCGGATACTTTTATGTCAATAGTCTCAGATTGGCCTTCTGATACTAATATTTGTTATGCTGCGTGTCGCAATCAAGAGGGTCATCCTACAGCGGAAGATCCAGATTATGAAGGATATTTGACCCTGTATGATATCCTTAATGAGCGCCATTCTGGGGAATATATCCCTGTATTCCGAGGGCATTACATAAGGGGCAAGCCCTATATTGATTTAGGTACTAAGAAGTCCTGTGGTATTGTGAGCTACATTAATTTCGCCTTAGACGGACCCTTCTGGGTAACTGCCCGAGTTCTCAGGATCTATAATGAGGGTCGCGCTGGCTCGGTTACCTCTGGCTGGACGAGCGCAAAGAAGGCACATGAGGCTATCTTGTGTTATGGAGCTTTATTTGAGCGGCATGGAAATTTATACCAACAAATGGCGCCAGTAGTATGGCGCTCTAAGCATCTCCGTTTGTCTGTCTATCTGAGATTTGCAAACATGCCCGGGTTTTGGCGATGCTGGGCATATGGTGCATCGTTTTCTTGTATCAAAGAAACTATTGGGGCTCTTCTTATCCTGATTGTTGGTCCCCGATTTGGGGCTTGGCTTGCCGGTGCGGCAAAGCAGATTGGCCTAATCAGGCGCTATGGTTAG